In Terriglobia bacterium, the following proteins share a genomic window:
- a CDS encoding SDR family oxidoreductase yields MRYLVTGGAGFIGSNTVDELVRRGHSVVVLDDLSAGKEENLADVRSKITFMKASITDLEAVRRAMHEADYVLHLAARTSVPRSVKDPLETNRVNIDGTLNVLVAARDAKVKRLVFAASSSAYGETPELPKRENMSPVPISPYGVSKYVGELYAQVFGRCYALENVSLRYFNVFGPRQDPSSPYSGVLSKFITCCLDGTQPTVFGDGEQSRDFTYVDNVVQANLLACEAPGVSGKVLNVGMGERYTLNQTLQLLGQIAGKPLDAKYDPPREGDIRDSQADITLSRELLAYDPQVHFEEGLRRTYAWYRGVQAKAAEK; encoded by the coding sequence ATGCGCTACCTGGTGACGGGCGGCGCCGGTTTTATCGGCTCGAACACCGTGGACGAACTCGTCCGCCGCGGACACAGCGTCGTGGTCCTGGACGACCTGTCCGCCGGCAAGGAAGAAAACCTCGCTGACGTCCGCAGCAAGATCACCTTCATGAAGGCCAGCATCACCGACCTGGAGGCCGTGCGCCGCGCCATGCACGAGGCCGATTACGTCCTGCACCTCGCGGCGCGCACCTCGGTGCCCCGCTCCGTGAAGGACCCCCTGGAGACCAACCGCGTCAATATCGACGGAACGCTGAATGTTCTGGTGGCCGCGCGCGACGCCAAAGTCAAACGCCTCGTCTTCGCCGCTTCCTCCTCGGCCTACGGCGAAACTCCCGAGTTGCCCAAGCGCGAGAACATGTCCCCCGTACCCATCTCTCCCTACGGCGTTTCCAAGTACGTCGGCGAGCTCTACGCCCAGGTCTTCGGCCGCTGCTACGCCCTCGAAAATGTTTCCCTGCGCTACTTCAACGTCTTCGGCCCCCGCCAGGATCCCAGCTCGCCCTATTCCGGCGTGCTTTCCAAATTCATCACCTGCTGCCTCGACGGCACGCAGCCCACCGTATTTGGCGATGGTGAGCAGTCCCGCGATTTCACCTACGTGGATAACGTGGTGCAGGCCAATCTCCTGGCCTGCGAAGCCCCCGGCGTTTCCGGAAAAGTTCTCAATGTGGGGATGGGTGAGCGCTACACCCTGAATCAGACCCTGCAGCTCCTCGGCCAGATTGCCGGCAAGCCCCTCGATGCCAAATACGACCCCCCGCGCGAGGGCGACATCCGCGATTCCCAGGCCGACATCACCCTGAGCCGCGAGCTCCTCGCCTACGACCCCCAGGTCCACTTCGAGGAAGGACTGCGCCGCACCTACGCCTGGTATCGCGGCGTCCAGGCCAAAGCCGCCGAGAAATAA
- a CDS encoding DUF3108 domain-containing protein — protein MNHAIRSWSAAGVVFMGLGLGATVLLWHGRAPRLPLAAATSAAEPAAAAASVATPAAAPAGHPATKAQPAAEREAASPLPQNETLEFTAQLAKINNVASLQFVAGEHRTFLGRAAWHLQAFAHTQNPLRMVFVLDDQFDSYSDAATLASLQYELRLNEHGQKLDSVLRMSTGREAAPADATAARVLPGTRDPLGMLQYLRTVNWAKSPEVRSPVFDGHKLYDVRARLAGTAEKVTVPAGEFAASKIDLHIFENGTESKDTHIAVYLANTPARTPVLLEAVLPLGTARVELLRVP, from the coding sequence ATGAACCACGCGATCCGCAGCTGGAGCGCCGCCGGCGTCGTTTTCATGGGCCTTGGGCTCGGCGCCACGGTGCTGCTGTGGCACGGCCGCGCGCCGCGGTTGCCACTGGCTGCTGCGACATCCGCCGCCGAACCGGCCGCGGCCGCCGCGAGCGTGGCCACGCCCGCCGCTGCGCCGGCGGGGCATCCCGCGACGAAGGCGCAACCCGCGGCGGAGCGGGAAGCCGCTTCCCCGCTGCCGCAGAACGAAACCCTGGAATTCACGGCACAGCTAGCCAAGATCAACAACGTAGCCTCGCTGCAATTTGTCGCGGGCGAGCACCGCACGTTCCTGGGGCGCGCGGCGTGGCACCTGCAGGCCTTCGCGCACACGCAGAACCCGCTGCGCATGGTGTTCGTGCTGGATGACCAGTTTGACTCCTATAGCGACGCCGCGACGCTGGCGAGCCTGCAATACGAGCTGCGGCTGAACGAGCACGGGCAGAAGCTGGATTCCGTGCTGCGCATGAGCACGGGAAGAGAGGCGGCGCCGGCGGATGCCACGGCCGCGCGGGTGCTGCCCGGCACGCGCGATCCGCTGGGGATGCTGCAATATCTGCGTACGGTGAACTGGGCGAAGAGCCCCGAGGTGCGCAGCCCGGTTTTCGACGGGCACAAGCTGTACGACGTACGCGCGCGGCTGGCCGGAACCGCGGAGAAAGTGACGGTTCCCGCGGGGGAATTTGCAGCGTCGAAGATCGATCTGCATATTTTCGAGAACGGCACGGAGAGCAAGGACACGCACATCGCGGTGTATCTGGCGAACACGCCGGCGCGCACACCGGTGCTTCTGGAGGCGGTGCTACCCCTGGGAACGGCACGGGTGGAGTTGCTGCGGGTGCCGTGA
- a CDS encoding SIS domain-containing protein, which yields MPPHTETIRRQLEESCRVKQSFSPELIARIAAFAEKSAAALRTGGKLVFFGNGGSAADAQHLAAELVVRLRNDRRSLAALALTANPSVLTAAGNDYGFEQIFSRQVESLLSPADVLVALSTSGTSPNVVRAVEAGRTCGACLVAFTGETGGALAGKVDLLLNVPSRDPQRIQEAHITIGHIACALIEQLAAA from the coding sequence ATGCCCCCACACACCGAAACCATCCGCCGCCAGCTCGAGGAAAGTTGCCGCGTAAAACAGAGTTTTTCGCCGGAGCTGATCGCGCGCATCGCCGCGTTTGCCGAAAAATCCGCCGCGGCCCTGCGCACCGGCGGCAAACTGGTCTTCTTCGGCAACGGCGGCAGCGCCGCCGATGCTCAGCACCTCGCTGCCGAACTCGTGGTGCGCCTGCGCAACGACCGCCGCAGCCTGGCGGCCCTGGCGCTGACGGCCAACCCCTCCGTGCTCACCGCGGCCGGGAACGACTACGGCTTCGAGCAGATCTTTTCCCGCCAGGTGGAATCGCTGCTCTCCCCCGCGGACGTCCTCGTGGCCCTTTCCACCAGTGGCACCAGCCCCAACGTGGTGCGCGCCGTGGAAGCCGGGCGCACCTGCGGCGCCTGCCTCGTGGCCTTCACCGGAGAAACCGGCGGCGCGCTGGCTGGCAAAGTCGACTTGCTCCTCAACGTCCCCTCGCGCGACCCGCAGCGCATTCAGGAAGCGCACATCACCATCGGACACATCGCCTGCGCCCTCATCGAGCAGCTGGCGGCCGCATAA